One region of Ahniella affigens genomic DNA includes:
- a CDS encoding FHA domain-containing protein: MITKGGVQAHHALFTLDARGLVLAVLPDGLGRSHVNARPVREMALVRMGDVVTFGAVNALVKPISDKHVSGFKPPESSPEPKLSDEPETRFRNVPPKAVLRGVSGQYFGLIVPIPGRLVIGRGSEADLSLDEPEMSRRHASLEVSADGLYLRDLGSANGTFVNGVQVRDACLYSGDQIAFDRNRFLVEAPGLPQRPKADITGPVRAPVESTQTLNQIRLDPPNPAAGTPAPSPVPPETGKSSRGVPPWALMLIGAAVVVAIVLLINAR, from the coding sequence ATGATCACCAAGGGCGGGGTGCAAGCGCACCACGCTCTGTTCACACTGGACGCCCGCGGTCTGGTGCTCGCAGTGCTGCCCGACGGTCTTGGCCGGTCTCATGTCAATGCGCGCCCAGTACGTGAAATGGCCCTCGTCCGCATGGGCGATGTGGTCACCTTCGGGGCGGTCAATGCCCTGGTGAAACCCATCTCGGATAAACATGTGAGTGGCTTCAAACCGCCTGAATCAAGTCCCGAACCGAAGCTCTCGGACGAACCGGAAACCCGGTTCCGGAACGTGCCACCGAAAGCGGTGCTGCGCGGCGTATCGGGCCAGTACTTCGGACTGATTGTCCCGATCCCGGGACGCTTGGTGATTGGCCGCGGCAGCGAGGCCGATCTGTCGCTGGACGAACCTGAAATGTCGCGCCGACACGCGTCTCTCGAGGTCTCGGCTGATGGCCTCTATCTGCGCGACTTGGGCTCTGCCAACGGCACGTTTGTCAACGGCGTCCAGGTTCGCGATGCCTGCCTCTATAGTGGCGACCAGATTGCCTTCGACCGGAATCGCTTTCTCGTGGAAGCGCCCGGCCTGCCGCAACGCCCCAAGGCCGACATCACGGGCCCCGTCCGGGCACCGGTTGAGTCCACGCAAACCCTGAATCAGATTCGCCTCGACCCGCCCAATCCGGCGGCCGGGACCCCGGCGCCAAGCCCGGTGCCGCCCGAAACCGGCAAGAGCAGTCGTGGCGTGCCGCCGTGGGCGCTGATGCTGATCGGCGCAGCCGTCGTCGTAGCGATCGTCCTGCTGATCAACGCGCGCTGA
- the def gene encoding peptide deformylase, with protein sequence MAKLTILEFPDPRLRTKAQPVTQFDVGLQTLIDDMFETMYTAPGIGLAATQVDVHQQLLVLDVSEGKDQPMVFINPEVLTRAGEQVYQEGCLSVPGIYADVTRANQIRVRAQNRHGEAFEIEADGLLAICIQHEMDHLAGKVFVDYLSPLKRDMVKKKLEKQRKFKAA encoded by the coding sequence ATGGCCAAACTCACCATTCTGGAATTCCCTGACCCGCGACTGCGCACCAAGGCGCAACCGGTGACGCAATTCGACGTCGGTCTGCAGACCCTGATCGATGACATGTTCGAAACCATGTACACCGCGCCCGGGATCGGTCTGGCCGCCACGCAGGTGGACGTACACCAGCAATTGCTGGTGCTCGATGTCAGCGAAGGCAAGGATCAGCCGATGGTGTTCATCAATCCGGAGGTGCTGACCCGCGCTGGCGAGCAGGTGTATCAGGAGGGCTGCCTGTCGGTCCCGGGCATCTACGCCGATGTGACCCGCGCCAATCAGATCCGCGTTCGCGCCCAGAATCGTCATGGCGAGGCGTTCGAAATCGAGGCTGACGGTTTGCTCGCGATCTGCATTCAGCACGAGATGGATCACTTGGCCGGCAAAGTATTCGTCGATTACCTGTCGCCGTTGAAGCGCGACATGGTCAAGAAGAAACTCGAGAAGCAACGCAAGTTCAAGGCCGCCTGA
- the rpoH gene encoding RNA polymerase sigma factor RpoH, which translates to MTQALALNQNFNQNWLVPSALGSLDAYISAVNRVPMLAGEEEFELAQKVRQDNDLDAAKRMILSHLRFVVHVARGYQGYGLGMADLIQEGNIGLMKAVKRFDPDQGVRLVSFAVHWIKAEMHEFILKNWRIVKVATTKAQRKLFFNLRKSKKRLGWMNNEEVNTVARELNVEPAEVREMEARLNGHDLAFDAPTDSDDDARPSPVAYLIDDHASPADALELDDSSGHQLDALREGLAGLDARSRDIVTRRWLIEKTATLQELADEYKVSAERIRQIEANAFKKIKGLLIAA; encoded by the coding sequence ATGACTCAAGCTTTGGCTTTAAACCAAAATTTCAATCAGAACTGGCTGGTGCCGAGTGCCCTCGGCTCGCTCGACGCCTACATCAGCGCGGTCAATCGCGTGCCGATGCTGGCGGGCGAAGAAGAGTTCGAACTGGCCCAGAAAGTCCGCCAGGACAACGATCTGGATGCGGCCAAGCGCATGATTCTCTCGCATCTGCGCTTCGTCGTGCATGTGGCCCGCGGCTACCAAGGTTACGGTCTTGGCATGGCCGACCTGATTCAGGAAGGCAACATCGGCCTGATGAAAGCGGTCAAGCGCTTCGATCCCGACCAGGGCGTGCGGTTGGTGAGCTTTGCTGTGCATTGGATCAAGGCCGAAATGCATGAGTTCATCCTGAAGAACTGGCGCATCGTCAAGGTCGCAACGACCAAGGCCCAGCGCAAGCTGTTCTTCAATCTCAGGAAGTCGAAAAAGCGCCTGGGCTGGATGAACAATGAAGAAGTCAACACCGTTGCCCGCGAGCTGAACGTTGAACCGGCCGAAGTCCGCGAGATGGAAGCCCGGCTGAATGGTCATGACTTAGCTTTTGACGCCCCGACCGACAGTGATGACGATGCCAGGCCCTCGCCGGTGGCGTATCTGATCGACGACCATGCCAGCCCCGCCGATGCATTGGAGCTGGACGACTCCAGCGGGCATCAGCTGGATGCGCTGCGTGAAGGTCTGGCCGGTCTGGACGCCCGCTCGCGTGACATCGTGACGCGGCGCTGGCTGATCGAGAAGACCGCCACGTTGCAAGAACTGGCCGACGAGTACAAAGTCTCGGCCGAACGCATCCGCCAGATCGAGGCGAACGCGTT
- a CDS encoding DUF1244 domain-containing protein, translating into MNPDDAIQAAAFRRLIAHLDARKDVQNIDLMNLAGFCRNCLAKWVQEAAAEQGQTLDKEAVREWVYGMPYEVWKAQYQK; encoded by the coding sequence ATGAACCCCGATGACGCTATTCAAGCTGCCGCCTTTCGTCGTCTGATCGCGCACCTGGATGCGCGCAAGGATGTCCAGAACATTGATCTGATGAACTTGGCCGGCTTTTGCCGGAATTGTCTGGCCAAATGGGTCCAGGAAGCGGCGGCCGAGCAAGGTCAGACGCTCGACAAAGAAGCAGTACGGGAATGGGTCTATGGCATGCCGTATGAGGTTTGGAAGGCGCAATACCAGAAATGA